From the genome of Culicoidibacter larvae, one region includes:
- a CDS encoding Mini-ribonuclease 3: MRSDLYNGVTLAFIGDAYYGLQIKRHLVERRAITHAQTLQKLLAQFVKAAAQATIIQTLIEQGTLTETEIDIFKRGRNAKTNSKPKHADVITYKMSTGFEAVIGWLVLDKNEARADELIDQAIAIIEGAGDLYEK, from the coding sequence ATGAGAAGTGACTTATATAATGGTGTAACCTTGGCTTTTATCGGTGATGCATATTACGGATTGCAGATTAAACGTCATCTGGTTGAGAGACGAGCAATTACCCACGCGCAAACGTTGCAAAAATTATTGGCTCAATTTGTGAAGGCGGCAGCTCAAGCGACGATTATTCAGACGTTGATTGAGCAAGGAACTTTAACTGAGACAGAAATAGATATCTTTAAGCGCGGACGAAATGCAAAAACAAATTCTAAACCAAAACATGCAGATGTCATTACTTACAAGATGAGTACCGGGTTTGAAGCGGTTATTGGTTGGTTAGTTTTGGACAAAAATGAAGCGCGTGCTGATGAGCTGATTGATCAGGCAATTGCGATTATTGAAGGAGCCGGAGATTTATATGAAAAATGA
- the rlmB gene encoding 23S rRNA (guanosine(2251)-2'-O)-methyltransferase RlmB: MKNDRMLAYGKNTVIDLLTYTPGQVAKLYIYDGMKKQDQHLFVDLAQEGEVNYEFVGRRTLDNFTDENHQGVVVELPPYRYSSLEAAMASAHAVNELPFFVMLDGITDPRNLGAILRSAETAGVHGIIIPKNRASGITPTVLKTATGATEHLHIIQVTNLNQTMEQMKKQGIWFVAAQMDGQTYWDERFDMPLCLVIGSEGDGISKLVEKNCDLFVSIPMKGKITSLNASVAAALLMYEVNRSRR, from the coding sequence ATGAAAAATGATAGAATGCTTGCTTATGGTAAAAACACAGTTATTGATTTGTTAACTTATACACCGGGACAAGTCGCTAAATTATATATATATGATGGTATGAAAAAACAAGACCAGCATCTTTTTGTTGACCTTGCCCAAGAAGGTGAAGTCAATTATGAATTTGTTGGCCGCCGCACGCTTGATAATTTTACCGATGAAAATCATCAAGGTGTTGTGGTTGAGTTGCCGCCATACCGCTACAGTAGTTTAGAGGCGGCAATGGCAAGTGCACACGCTGTCAATGAACTGCCATTTTTTGTCATGCTTGACGGAATTACTGATCCGCGCAACTTGGGAGCAATTTTACGGAGTGCTGAAACGGCTGGGGTGCATGGAATTATTATTCCTAAAAACCGCGCCAGCGGGATTACGCCGACAGTTTTGAAAACGGCAACTGGAGCAACTGAACACTTGCATATTATTCAAGTTACTAACCTGAATCAAACTATGGAGCAAATGAAGAAACAAGGCATTTGGTTTGTAGCTGCGCAGATGGATGGTCAGACATATTGGGATGAACGTTTTGATATGCCGCTTTGTCTGGTAATTGGCAGTGAAGGTGATGGTATCAGTAAACTTGTGGAAAAAAACTGTGACTTATTTGTATCGATTCCGATGAAAGGTAAAATTACATCACTCAATGCGTCGGTTGCGGCCGCATTATTAATGTATGAGGTAAATCGCAGCCGTCGTTAA
- a CDS encoding sigma-70 family RNA polymerase sigma factor, translating to MIYEVNEEELFYLISEKNEDAEMIFYGRIENYLQFLSRTYSSVFLRQDDILSYGWQGVIEAFDCYNPQAGVSFASFVRNCIQRRIIDIRRRNNQDKRKAIMTKIEHDNYEQLIGDKHTTEIRTVQHLLTEVLAELEQVLKPREWRTFQCYLQQSSAQATADALGISLQTVYRTVARTKTAVKCYLEDN from the coding sequence ATGATTTATGAAGTCAACGAAGAAGAATTATTTTATTTGATAAGTGAGAAAAATGAAGATGCTGAAATGATATTTTACGGACGTATAGAAAATTACCTGCAATTTTTAAGTAGGACATATTCAAGTGTGTTTCTGCGGCAAGATGATATTTTGTCATATGGCTGGCAGGGAGTTATCGAGGCGTTTGATTGCTACAATCCGCAAGCCGGGGTATCATTCGCGAGTTTTGTGAGAAACTGTATTCAGCGCCGGATTATTGATATCCGCCGCCGAAATAATCAAGATAAGCGTAAAGCTATTATGACAAAAATTGAACATGATAATTATGAACAATTGATAGGTGATAAGCATACTACTGAAATTCGCACGGTCCAGCATTTGCTGACTGAAGTTCTGGCAGAACTTGAGCAGGTGCTCAAGCCACGTGAGTGGCGCACCTTTCAATGTTACTTACAGCAGAGCAGCGCGCAAGCGACTGCGGATGCGTTAGGGATTTCATTGCAGACGGTGTACCGGACAGTAGCAAGAACCAAGACTGCAGTGAAGTGCTATCTTGAAGATAATTAG
- the rpmG gene encoding 50S ribosomal protein L33 encodes MSSQKVTLVCTECLSRNYSTTKNKLNHTERLEMKKFCKRCGKHTLHKETK; translated from the coding sequence ATGAGTAGCCAAAAAGTAACTTTGGTTTGTACAGAATGTTTAAGCAGAAACTACTCAACAACAAAAAATAAATTGAATCACACAGAGCGTTTGGAGATGAAGAAGTTTTGTAAACGATGCGGAAAGCATACATTACATAAAGAAACAAAGTAG
- the secE gene encoding preprotein translocase subunit SecE — MSNVEQKRGIIGRMLHFPVEVVRELTKVEWISLGDLLVKTLTVLGFSAVLLIYFTGVDFVISEFLKIIVGIN; from the coding sequence ATGAGCAATGTTGAACAAAAACGAGGCATTATCGGACGTATGTTACATTTTCCGGTAGAAGTTGTTCGTGAATTAACTAAAGTTGAATGGATCTCATTAGGAGATTTATTAGTAAAAACGTTAACAGTGCTTGGGTTTAGTGCAGTATTACTGATTTATTTTACAGGAGTTGATTTTGTTATCAGTGAATTCCTTAAAATTATCGTAGGCATTAACTAA
- the nusG gene encoding transcription termination/antitermination protein NusG: MADYYNEKNWYVVHTYSGYENKVKTNLEKRIKSMGMEDKIFRVVVPTEIEVEVKDGKHKEKEKKTFPGYVLVEMLMTDDSWYVVRNTPGVSGFIGSYGKGSKPTPMHPWEVDEILERIENAEVGIAIDFGIGDTVRIIEGAFEDHIGEVIGIDKETMKVTVEVLMLGRQTEVELGISHVERA, from the coding sequence ATGGCAGACTATTATAATGAAAAGAATTGGTATGTAGTGCATACTTATTCAGGTTATGAAAATAAAGTAAAAACTAACCTTGAAAAACGGATTAAATCAATGGGCATGGAGGATAAAATTTTCCGTGTTGTTGTGCCAACTGAAATTGAAGTTGAAGTAAAAGATGGAAAACATAAAGAAAAGGAAAAGAAAACTTTCCCGGGATATGTTTTAGTTGAAATGCTGATGACTGATGATTCTTGGTATGTTGTTCGTAATACACCGGGAGTTTCTGGTTTCATTGGTTCATACGGAAAAGGTTCTAAACCGACGCCAATGCACCCATGGGAAGTAGATGAAATTCTTGAACGTATTGAAAATGCTGAAGTTGGTATTGCAATTGACTTTGGTATTGGCGATACTGTACGAATTATTGAAGGTGCGTTTGAAGACCACATTGGTGAAGTTATCGGTATCGATAAGGAAACAATGAAAGTAACGGTTGAAGTATTGATGCTTGGACGCCAGACTGAAGTTGAGTTAGGTATTAGTCACGTTGAACGTGCATAG
- a CDS encoding YehR family lipoprotein yields the protein MKRILSVLAVFGLALAMVGCATPQEETTTYVAESNGVTMELTYYHTGDNVTKQTANNKIPYTSIGVTNAEDAKAILDPVAVQYQNVAGIKHSVEYTDTEVIETLEIDYATLDYDKAKTIPGITMDENAKNGVSLEKSEKLLLSQGYTKVTE from the coding sequence ATGAAGAGAATTTTAAGTGTTTTAGCTGTTTTCGGCTTAGCTCTGGCAATGGTGGGATGTGCCACTCCGCAAGAGGAAACAACGACTTATGTTGCTGAAAGTAATGGTGTAACTATGGAGTTAACTTATTATCATACGGGTGATAATGTTACAAAACAGACAGCAAATAATAAAATCCCATATACAAGCATAGGTGTTACAAATGCAGAGGATGCTAAAGCAATCCTGGATCCTGTTGCAGTACAATATCAAAATGTTGCAGGAATCAAACATAGTGTTGAATATACTGACACTGAAGTTATTGAAACTTTGGAAATTGATTATGCAACTTTAGATTATGATAAAGCAAAAACGATTCCTGGCATTACTATGGACGAAAATGCTAAGAATGGTGTAAGTCTTGAAAAAAGCGAAAAATTGCTTTTAAGTCAAGGATATACAAAAGTAACTGAATAA
- a CDS encoding LexA family protein, whose product MNKLGLYIKAYRMEHNMSIREFAAHANISHTRIADIEKASSDQDINLNMKMYEQLAEALGVDFTTFLLEIGLLDSEILSSPTITASDLVQVPVLGVIRAGEPIFAEESIMSYESIPQSDVQGGEYFCLLVTGDSMKDARIYDGDTILIRQQADVANREIAACLVDGETATLKRIIKTGQGIFLQPENPKYDPLFFTKEQLANHEMVILGKAIKVLPRTIH is encoded by the coding sequence ATGAACAAACTCGGTCTATATATCAAGGCATATCGCATGGAACACAACATGTCAATTCGCGAATTTGCTGCTCATGCAAATATCAGTCATACCAGAATTGCTGATATTGAAAAAGCCAGCAGTGACCAAGATATCAATTTGAATATGAAAATGTATGAACAGCTTGCCGAAGCACTTGGCGTTGACTTCACTACATTCTTATTGGAAATCGGATTACTGGACAGCGAAATACTTTCCTCGCCGACAATTACAGCAAGTGATTTAGTTCAAGTTCCGGTACTTGGGGTTATCCGTGCCGGCGAACCAATCTTCGCAGAAGAAAGCATCATGAGCTATGAAAGCATTCCGCAAAGCGATGTTCAGGGCGGCGAGTACTTTTGTTTATTAGTTACCGGAGACAGTATGAAAGACGCCCGCATTTATGATGGCGATACTATTCTCATTCGTCAACAAGCAGATGTTGCCAACCGAGAAATCGCAGCTTGTCTGGTTGATGGCGAAACCGCAACATTAAAACGGATTATCAAAACCGGACAGGGTATATTCTTACAGCCGGAAAATCCGAAATATGACCCACTGTTCTTTACCAAAGAACAATTAGCAAATCACGAAATGGTTATTTTAGGAAAAGCAATTAAAGTTCTGCCAAGAACTATACATTAA
- the rplK gene encoding 50S ribosomal protein L11, whose protein sequence is MAKKVSSIIKLQIEAGKANPAPPVGTALGPAGVNIQEFCQQYNDKTRESMGTIIPVEITVYEDRSFTFITKTPPAAKLLLKAAGIAKGASNPKTTKVASITKAQLQEVAEIKMPDLNANDVEAAMNIVAGTARNMGITIED, encoded by the coding sequence GTGGCTAAAAAAGTAAGTAGCATTATTAAGTTACAAATTGAGGCAGGTAAAGCGAATCCTGCGCCACCAGTTGGGACTGCATTGGGACCAGCAGGAGTTAACATTCAGGAGTTTTGTCAACAATACAATGATAAAACGCGTGAATCAATGGGAACGATTATTCCGGTAGAAATTACCGTATATGAAGACCGTTCATTTACATTCATTACTAAAACGCCGCCAGCAGCAAAATTGTTATTAAAAGCAGCTGGTATCGCAAAAGGAGCTTCAAATCCGAAAACAACAAAAGTTGCTTCAATTACTAAAGCTCAATTGCAAGAAGTGGCAGAAATTAAAATGCCTGACTTAAATGCAAACGACGTTGAAGCAGCAATGAATATTGTTGCCGGAACTGCCCGTAACATGGGTATTACTATTGAAGACTAA
- the rplA gene encoding 50S ribosomal protein L1 produces MAKKGKKYTEVAALIDREKSYDVNEAMDLVKKTSTVKFDASVDAAFRLGVDPRQADQQIRGAMVLPHGTGKTSRVIVFAKGEKAKEAEAAGADLVGDSDLVNKIQQGWMDFDVAVATPDMMAEVGKLGKVLGPRGLMPNPKTGTVTMDVTKAIQDIQAGKVEYRVDKAGNVHVPIGRVSFDAEKLVENFNAIYETLLRVKPSSAKGVYVKNISVTSTMGPGVRVASEK; encoded by the coding sequence ATGGCTAAAAAAGGCAAAAAGTATACAGAAGTTGCTGCCTTAATCGATCGTGAAAAATCTTACGATGTTAATGAAGCAATGGACCTTGTTAAAAAAACAAGTACAGTAAAATTTGATGCATCAGTAGATGCTGCTTTCCGTTTAGGAGTTGACCCTCGTCAAGCGGATCAACAAATTCGTGGCGCAATGGTATTGCCGCACGGAACCGGAAAAACTTCTCGCGTAATTGTATTCGCGAAAGGTGAAAAAGCGAAAGAAGCAGAAGCTGCTGGCGCTGACTTAGTAGGAGATAGCGACTTAGTAAACAAAATCCAACAAGGATGGATGGATTTTGATGTTGCAGTTGCAACTCCGGATATGATGGCCGAAGTTGGTAAATTAGGGAAAGTTTTAGGGCCACGTGGTTTAATGCCAAACCCTAAAACCGGAACTGTTACTATGGACGTTACTAAAGCAATCCAAGATATTCAAGCTGGTAAAGTTGAATACCGTGTGGATAAAGCCGGAAACGTACATGTACCAATCGGACGTGTTTCATTCGATGCAGAAAAATTAGTAGAGAACTTTAATGCAATCTACGAAACATTGCTTCGTGTAAAACCATCATCAGCAAAAGGTGTCTATGTGAAAAATATTTCAGTGACTTCTACAATGGGTCCTGGAGTACGCGTAGCCAGCGAAAAATAA
- the rplJ gene encoding 50S ribosomal protein L10 codes for MANAQAVEQKQQLVNEVTDKMNASQSTIVVDYRGLSVGEVTQLRRNLREAGVEFKVYKNNLVRRAAESLGYEGLNEHLTGPNAIAFSNEDVVAPAKVLSQFAKEHEALEIKTGVIEGKVVDLAVIKELASLPSRDGLLSMLLSVLQAPVRGLAVATNAIAEQKEEA; via the coding sequence ATGGCAAACGCTCAAGCAGTTGAACAAAAACAACAGTTAGTAAATGAAGTTACCGATAAGATGAATGCCAGCCAATCAACTATCGTAGTTGATTACCGCGGTTTATCAGTTGGTGAAGTTACTCAGTTGCGTCGTAACTTGCGTGAAGCAGGCGTTGAATTCAAAGTTTACAAAAATAACTTGGTTCGCCGTGCTGCAGAATCACTTGGTTACGAAGGTTTAAATGAACATTTGACTGGACCAAACGCAATCGCATTCAGTAATGAAGACGTTGTTGCGCCGGCAAAGGTTTTAAGCCAGTTCGCGAAAGAACACGAAGCACTTGAAATCAAAACCGGAGTTATCGAAGGCAAAGTTGTTGACTTGGCAGTTATCAAAGAATTGGCAAGCTTACCAAGCCGCGATGGTTTACTTTCTATGTTGCTTTCTGTATTGCAAGCGCCGGTACGCGGTTTAGCCGTGGCGACAAATGCGATCGCAGAACAAAAAGAAGAAGCATAA
- the rplL gene encoding 50S ribosomal protein L7/L12, producing the protein MAFDKAKFIEELKSMTVLELNDLVKAIEEEFGVSAAAPVAVAAAGGDAAAAAPSEVSVILTSPGAAKIAVVKVVKEITGLGLKEAKDLVDNVPSPIKEGIAPEEAEALQAKLEEAGAVVEVK; encoded by the coding sequence ATGGCATTTGATAAAGCAAAATTCATTGAAGAATTAAAATCAATGACAGTATTAGAATTAAACGATTTAGTTAAAGCAATCGAAGAAGAATTCGGTGTAAGTGCAGCAGCACCTGTTGCAGTAGCGGCAGCTGGCGGAGACGCAGCAGCAGCGGCACCAAGCGAAGTAAGTGTAATCTTAACAAGCCCAGGAGCTGCAAAAATCGCAGTTGTTAAAGTTGTTAAAGAAATCACTGGTTTAGGATTAAAAGAAGCTAAAGACTTAGTTGATAATGTTCCAAGCCCAATCAAAGAAGGTATTGCACCTGAAGAAGCTGAAGCATTACAAGCTAAATTAGAAGAAGCTGGAGCAGTTGTAGAAGTAAAATAA
- a CDS encoding class I SAM-dependent methyltransferase codes for MTHYYTNNNNLESKRRVIETVIAGERFSFISDIGVFSKDKVDFGTALLLEHFEPYKAAASGVDVGCGYGIVGVVLSKIHHMRMTLVDVNDRALLLAEENAERNQTLVQVLRSDALTELLNTKTDVVITNPPIRAGKDVVFRIYEQAAGILADDGELWIVIQKKQGAASSEKKLEELFDNVEIVAKKKGYQIIKAKSPRVKTR; via the coding sequence ATGACCCATTATTATACAAATAACAATAATTTGGAATCAAAACGCCGGGTTATTGAGACAGTTATTGCCGGTGAGCGATTTTCATTCATCAGTGATATTGGGGTTTTCTCGAAAGACAAGGTTGATTTTGGGACAGCGCTTTTGTTGGAGCATTTTGAACCTTATAAGGCGGCTGCATCAGGAGTTGATGTTGGTTGCGGATATGGAATCGTCGGTGTTGTGCTAAGCAAGATTCATCACATGCGAATGACATTAGTAGATGTTAATGATCGCGCCTTGCTTTTGGCGGAGGAAAACGCTGAACGAAACCAAACGTTAGTGCAAGTGTTGCGTAGTGATGCATTGACCGAACTTTTAAATACAAAGACAGATGTTGTTATAACTAATCCACCGATTCGTGCCGGAAAAGATGTCGTCTTCCGGATTTATGAACAAGCAGCAGGTATTTTAGCTGACGATGGTGAGCTGTGGATTGTTATTCAGAAGAAACAAGGAGCAGCATCGAGCGAAAAGAAACTTGAAGAATTATTTGATAATGTAGAAATAGTTGCGAAAAAGAAGGGATATCAAATTATTAAAGCCAAAAGTCCAAGAGTAAAAACTCGTTGA
- the rpoB gene encoding DNA-directed RNA polymerase subunit beta encodes MVGHTVKYGRRDRIDFSKIKSSLELPNLIEIQKDSFEWFKTEGIREVFRDIFPIHDTQGTLKIDFVDLHWEEAKNSVDAAKEKDVNHASPLRVLLRLYNLETGEVKEQTVFMGDIPMMTDSGTFIINGAERVVVSQLVRSPGVYYSQAMDKTGRIAVGATVIPNRGAWLEYETDIKDTVNIRVDRTRKLPITVFLRALGFSKDAMILDVLGESEALLTTLDRDSSDQTVESSLLEVYKRLRPGEPPTVDAAKNLLFTRFFDHKRYDLAKVGRYKFNKKLNVAERILGTILARDIISIDGEVVCKTGTFITNEVLDGLIPHLEAGAALETINFQGLDERETQIQSVYVYANEKTEKVIKVVGNYNTTENFITISDILASINYFFNILEGVGRYDDIDHLGNRRIRSVGELLQNQFRIGLTRMERVVRERMSIQETDSLTPQSLINVRPVSAVIKEFFGSSQLSQFMDQTNPLAELTHKRRLSALGPGGLTRERAGSDVRDVHYSHYGRMCPIETPEGPNIGLINSLSTYARINEYGFIQTPFRIVDHKEGRVTNDILYVTADQEDQYVVAQANIRLGKNGEILDDEVVARHRGENIVIEKESVDLVDVSPKQIVSVATACIPFLEHDDANRALMGANMQRQAVPLLVPEAPFVGTGMEHLAAKDSGVAVVAKRGGLVKYVDATKVEIETEEGIDSYKLYKFVRSNHGVCYNHRPLVRLGETIQTGEIIADGSSMDKGELALGRNVVVAFMTWNGYNYEDAVIMSERLVKDDVYTSIHIEEYEIECRDTKLGPEEITRDIPNIGESARKDLDERGVIRIGAEVTDGSILVGKVTPKGVTELSPEERLLHAIFGEKAREVRDTSLRVPHGGDGIVLDVKHFTRENGNELSPGVNEVIRVYIVQKRKISEGDKMAGRHGNKGVISRILPAEDMPYLPDGTPVDIMLNPLGVPSRMNIGQILEIHLGMAAKRLGVHTSTPVFDGCSQDDLEAMMAEAQMDSDGKTVLYDGRTGEPFDGRVSVGVMYMIKLAHMVDDKLHARSNGPYSLVTQQPLGGKAQFGGQRFGEMEVWALEAYGASNTLQEILTIKSDDIMGRGKTYESIVKGKPIPTPGIPESFRVLIKELQSLAIDVSIYDKDDQIIELNEIEEDA; translated from the coding sequence TTGGTAGGACATACTGTAAAATACGGTCGCCGAGATCGTATTGATTTTTCAAAAATCAAATCATCTTTGGAATTGCCAAACCTTATTGAAATCCAGAAAGATTCATTCGAATGGTTTAAAACTGAAGGAATTCGTGAGGTATTCAGAGATATTTTTCCAATTCATGATACTCAAGGTACATTGAAAATTGACTTTGTTGATCTGCATTGGGAAGAGGCAAAAAACTCAGTAGATGCAGCAAAAGAAAAAGACGTTAACCATGCAAGCCCGTTGCGAGTGTTGTTACGTTTGTACAACCTTGAAACCGGTGAAGTGAAGGAACAAACTGTTTTCATGGGTGATATTCCGATGATGACCGATTCAGGAACATTTATTATTAATGGTGCTGAGCGGGTTGTCGTATCACAGTTGGTTCGTTCTCCGGGAGTTTATTACTCTCAAGCGATGGATAAAACCGGTCGTATTGCTGTAGGTGCTACGGTTATCCCTAACCGCGGAGCTTGGCTCGAATACGAAACTGATATTAAAGATACTGTTAACATCCGTGTTGACCGCACACGTAAACTACCAATTACGGTTTTCTTGCGGGCGCTTGGATTTTCAAAAGATGCTATGATTCTTGATGTGCTTGGCGAAAGTGAAGCGCTTTTGACGACTCTTGATCGTGATAGTTCAGATCAAACTGTCGAGAGTTCACTTTTAGAAGTTTATAAACGTTTGCGTCCAGGTGAACCACCAACAGTTGATGCAGCGAAAAACTTATTATTTACACGCTTTTTTGATCATAAACGTTATGACTTGGCAAAAGTTGGACGTTATAAATTTAATAAAAAATTAAATGTTGCTGAACGTATTTTAGGAACAATTTTGGCGCGCGATATTATTAGTATTGACGGTGAAGTTGTTTGTAAAACCGGAACCTTCATTACTAATGAAGTTCTTGATGGATTAATTCCACATTTAGAAGCCGGAGCTGCGTTGGAAACAATTAATTTCCAAGGATTGGATGAGCGTGAAACGCAAATTCAATCAGTGTATGTTTACGCAAATGAAAAGACTGAAAAAGTGATTAAAGTTGTTGGAAACTATAACACCACTGAGAATTTTATTACGATCAGTGATATTTTAGCTTCAATTAACTACTTCTTTAATATTTTAGAAGGTGTTGGCCGTTATGATGATATTGATCATTTAGGAAATCGCCGGATTCGTTCAGTTGGAGAATTATTACAAAACCAATTCCGTATTGGGTTAACTCGTATGGAACGGGTTGTGCGTGAGCGTATGTCAATTCAGGAAACTGATAGTTTAACGCCACAATCATTGATTAATGTTCGTCCGGTTTCTGCGGTAATTAAAGAATTCTTCGGAAGTTCTCAGTTGTCACAGTTCATGGACCAAACTAACCCACTTGCGGAGTTGACGCATAAGCGCCGGCTTTCAGCATTAGGGCCTGGTGGATTAACTCGTGAGCGTGCCGGTTCAGACGTACGTGACGTGCATTATTCGCATTATGGTCGTATGTGCCCGATTGAAACGCCTGAGGGACCGAATATCGGTTTGATCAACTCATTATCAACGTATGCACGTATTAATGAGTATGGATTTATTCAAACACCATTCCGTATTGTTGACCATAAAGAAGGTCGAGTAACTAATGATATTTTATATGTTACCGCTGACCAGGAAGATCAATATGTTGTTGCCCAAGCGAATATTCGTTTAGGTAAAAATGGCGAAATTTTAGATGATGAAGTTGTTGCCCGCCACCGTGGGGAAAACATCGTTATTGAAAAAGAAAGTGTTGACCTTGTTGATGTATCACCGAAACAAATTGTATCGGTTGCAACAGCATGTATTCCTTTCCTTGAGCATGATGATGCCAACCGTGCCTTAATGGGTGCGAACATGCAACGTCAGGCAGTTCCTTTACTTGTACCGGAAGCACCATTTGTTGGAACTGGTATGGAACATTTAGCTGCAAAAGACAGTGGAGTTGCGGTTGTTGCGAAACGCGGCGGACTCGTTAAATATGTTGATGCTACTAAGGTTGAGATTGAAACTGAAGAAGGTATCGATAGCTATAAATTATACAAATTTGTTCGTTCAAACCATGGTGTTTGTTATAATCACCGTCCATTAGTTCGTTTAGGTGAAACTATTCAAACCGGAGAAATCATTGCAGATGGTTCTTCAATGGATAAAGGTGAGTTAGCGTTAGGGCGCAATGTTGTTGTTGCCTTCATGACTTGGAATGGATACAACTATGAAGATGCAGTTATCATGAGTGAACGTCTGGTAAAAGATGATGTTTATACATCAATTCATATTGAAGAGTATGAAATTGAATGCCGTGATACTAAATTAGGCCCAGAAGAAATTACTCGCGATATTCCTAATATTGGAGAAAGCGCGCGTAAAGATTTAGATGAGCGCGGAGTTATCCGTATTGGTGCTGAAGTTACTGACGGAAGTATTCTTGTTGGTAAGGTAACGCCTAAAGGGGTAACCGAATTATCGCCAGAAGAACGCTTGTTACATGCAATCTTTGGTGAAAAAGCGCGTGAAGTTCGTGATACATCATTACGAGTACCACATGGTGGTGACGGAATTGTCCTTGATGTAAAACACTTTACTCGTGAAAACGGAAATGAATTAAGCCCTGGTGTCAACGAAGTAATTCGTGTATACATTGTTCAGAAACGTAAAATTTCTGAAGGGGATAAAATGGCTGGACGTCATGGGAATAAAGGGGTTATCTCACGTATTCTCCCAGCAGAAGATATGCCATACTTACCGGATGGAACACCTGTAGACATCATGTTAAATCCACTTGGGGTACCATCTCGTATGAATATCGGGCAAATTTTAGAAATCCACTTGGGAATGGCGGCAAAACGTCTTGGCGTTCATACGTCAACTCCAGTATTTGACGGATGTTCACAAGATGATCTTGAAGCTATGATGGCTGAGGCACAAATGGATTCGGATGGAAAAACTGTTCTTTATGACGGTCGTACCGGTGAGCCATTTGATGGCCGTGTATCAGTTGGGGTCATGTATATGATTAAACTTGCCCACATGGTTGATGATAAATTACATGCTCGTTCAAATGGTCCTTACTCACTAGTAACACAACAACCACTTGGAGGTAAAGCTCAGTTTGGTGGACAACGTTTTGGTGAGATGGAGGTTTGGGCACTTGAGGCATATGGTGCATCAAATACCTTACAAGAAATCTTGACAATCAAGTCTGATGATATCATGGGACGCGGTAAAACTTACGAATCAATTGTAAAAGGTAAACCGATTCCAACACCTGGAATTCCAGAATCTTTCCGTGTACTTATTAAAGAGTTACAGTCATTAGCAATTGATGTTTCGATTTATGACAAAGATGATCAAATTATCGAGTTGAATGAAATCGAAGAGGACGCCTAA